GGATGACGCCGCCGAAGCCGGCTTCGGCAAAAAGCTTCTCGTTGAAATCGACCGTCCAGGTGAAACCGGTGAAGAATTGGCTGGCCTCGCCTGACGTGCCGATCGAGGTGCCGAGATGCACGCGAGGGTGCAGCAGCTGTTGCTGCCAGCCGACCGCCGTGTCGTAGCCGAAGGGATCGAAGAGAGCGGTAATCTCCGGAAAGACACCGTCTTCCCTGGAATGGCCCGACTGCACCGAGGTCGAGACGCCGAACCGCAATTCATCGAATATCTGCTCGCCGGCATTTGCCGAGCCTGCCAGCAAGAGACCGGCTGCCCCTGCCACTGATGCTATACTCAAAAAACGCAACCCGATCCTTCCGAAGTCGACCCTCATTTGCTGTCCTTTGATTCTCATCAGGCGGGAACAACAAAGAGGTAACACGGAGGTTGAGTCGCTGAAGCGCTCCGAATAGGCTCCGGCGTTTTTTCCGATTTATGACGTGTATTTGCAATATCTCATATTTCGCCGTCATAGGCGGAGCCGCCATTTTCCAACAGCCGGCGCAGGATCATCAGCCCCGAGGTCAGTTCCTGCCCCGTCTTCGGCGAAGACAAACCGATGCGAACGCGGTGATAGGCTTTCTCGCCGCGGGCCGCCTTG
The nucleotide sequence above comes from Rhizobium indicum. Encoded proteins:
- a CDS encoding acyloxyacyl hydrolase translates to MRVDFGRIGLRFLSIASVAGAAGLLLAGSANAGEQIFDELRFGVSTSVQSGHSREDGVFPEITALFDPFGYDTAVGWQQQLLHPRVHLGTSIGTSGEASQFFTGFTWTVDFNEKLFAEAGFGGVIHTGDLEGDDDGPELGCRVLFHEYLGTGYRFNAHWNVMAQIAHSSHANLCDGPNDGMTRAGLQVGYKF